In one Nocardioides sp. NBC_00368 genomic region, the following are encoded:
- a CDS encoding acyl-CoA dehydrogenase family protein has translation MRRTIYTEDHQSFRETIRSFIEKEVTPVYDEWYAAGIVPHDFYLKLGELGVWGIQVPEEYGGAGIESFKYSAVITEELARAGVSFGGSSTHVGLCLPYLLKLGTKEQMERWMPGFVSGEEMWAIAMTEPGTGSDLAGMTTNAKLTEDGKHYVLNGAKTFITGGVNADRVIVCARTAPATPEDRRGGITLLAVDTSLPGYEVGRKLDKLGLKVSDTAELSFTDVQVPVEDVLGEVGKGFSYLGQNLPVERLGIAVGAYAQAAAAVEFAKAYVHDRKVFGTAVASFQNTKFELAACKAEVDAAEAVVDRAIEAEDAGTLTAAEAASAKLFCTEVAHRVIDRCLQLHGGYGYMNEYPIARLYADNRVNRIYGGTSEVMKLIIAKDMGL, from the coding sequence ATGCGCCGCACCATCTACACCGAGGACCACCAGTCCTTCCGCGAGACCATCCGCTCGTTCATCGAGAAGGAGGTCACCCCCGTCTACGACGAGTGGTACGCGGCCGGGATCGTCCCCCACGACTTCTACCTCAAGCTCGGCGAGCTCGGGGTGTGGGGCATCCAGGTGCCCGAGGAGTACGGCGGCGCCGGGATCGAGTCGTTCAAGTACTCCGCCGTCATCACCGAGGAGCTCGCCCGCGCCGGCGTCTCCTTCGGCGGCTCGAGCACGCACGTCGGCCTCTGCCTGCCCTACCTCCTCAAGCTCGGCACGAAGGAGCAGATGGAGCGCTGGATGCCCGGCTTCGTCTCCGGCGAGGAGATGTGGGCGATCGCGATGACCGAGCCGGGCACCGGCTCGGACCTGGCCGGGATGACCACCAACGCCAAGCTCACCGAGGACGGCAAGCACTACGTCCTCAACGGCGCCAAGACCTTCATCACCGGCGGCGTCAACGCCGACCGGGTGATCGTCTGCGCCCGCACCGCGCCGGCCACCCCCGAGGACCGCCGCGGCGGGATCACCCTCCTCGCCGTGGACACGTCGCTGCCGGGTTATGAGGTCGGCCGCAAGCTCGACAAGCTCGGCCTCAAGGTCTCCGACACCGCCGAGCTCTCCTTCACCGACGTACAGGTCCCGGTCGAGGACGTCCTCGGCGAGGTCGGCAAGGGCTTCTCCTACCTCGGCCAGAACCTCCCGGTCGAGCGCCTCGGCATCGCCGTCGGCGCGTACGCCCAGGCCGCTGCCGCCGTCGAGTTCGCCAAGGCGTACGTCCACGACCGCAAGGTCTTCGGCACCGCCGTCGCCTCCTTCCAGAACACCAAGTTCGAGCTGGCCGCGTGCAAGGCCGAGGTCGACGCCGCCGAGGCCGTGGTCGACCGTGCGATCGAGGCCGAGGATGCCGGCACGCTGACCGCCGCCGAGGCCGCCTCGGCCAAGCTGTTCTGCACCGAGGTCGCCCACCGCGTCATCGACCGCTGCCTCCAGCTCCACGGCGGCTACGGCTACATGAACGAGTACCCCATCGCCCGCCTCTACGCCGACAACCGCGTCAACCGCATCTACGGCGGCACCTCCGAGGTCATGAAGCTCATCATCGCCAAGGACATGGGTCTGTGA
- a CDS encoding VOC family protein — MLTNINITGIYVLDQDEALDFYVGKLGLEVGSDVDMGFMRWLTVHLPGDPDHQLLLEVPGRSPAHSAETAAQLRDLVTKGAMGAVVIFNTDDCEKLYEELSAKGVEFTDKPTKQPYGIDCAFRDPFGNHIRATQRVEGPVEVTDEDIARWSGA; from the coding sequence ATGCTGACCAACATCAACATCACCGGAATCTACGTGCTCGACCAGGACGAGGCGCTCGACTTCTACGTCGGCAAGCTCGGCCTCGAGGTCGGGAGCGACGTCGACATGGGCTTCATGCGCTGGCTCACCGTCCATCTACCCGGCGACCCCGACCACCAGCTGCTGCTCGAGGTGCCGGGCCGCTCCCCCGCTCACAGCGCCGAGACCGCGGCCCAGCTGCGCGACCTGGTCACCAAGGGCGCGATGGGTGCGGTGGTCATCTTCAACACCGACGACTGCGAGAAGCTCTACGAGGAGCTCTCCGCCAAGGGCGTCGAGTTCACCGACAAGCCGACCAAGCAGCCCTACGGCATCGACTGCGCCTTCCGCGACCCCTTCGGCAACCACATCCGCGCCACGCAGCGCGTCGAGGGTCCCGTCGAGGTCACCGACGAGGACATCGCCCGCTGGTCGGGAGCCTGA
- a CDS encoding AraC family transcriptional regulator — protein MTPREDENRRLLRARDVMDRHYAERLDVAAVARVAHVSPAHFSRRFKGVFGETPHRYLQRRRIERSMALLRDTATPVTDVALTVGFTSLGTFSRTFRDIVGTSPSGYRARAHSPAVPGCVARAWMRPAS, from the coding sequence ATGACGCCTCGCGAGGACGAGAACCGCCGCCTGCTGCGGGCCCGCGACGTGATGGACCGGCACTACGCCGAGCGGCTCGACGTCGCGGCGGTGGCCCGGGTCGCGCATGTCTCCCCCGCGCACTTCAGCCGCCGGTTCAAGGGCGTCTTCGGGGAGACGCCCCACCGCTACCTGCAGCGGCGCCGGATCGAGCGCTCGATGGCGTTGCTCCGCGACACCGCGACGCCGGTCACGGATGTCGCGCTCACGGTCGGCTTCACGAGCCTCGGCACCTTCAGCCGTACGTTCCGCGACATCGTCGGCACCTCCCCGAGCGGCTACCGGGCCAGGGCCCACAGCCCCGCCGTGCCCGGGTGCGTCGCCCGTGCCTGGATGCGGCCGGCGAGCTGA